The Helianthus annuus cultivar XRQ/B chromosome 16, HanXRQr2.0-SUNRISE, whole genome shotgun sequence genome includes a window with the following:
- the LOC110917969 gene encoding uncharacterized protein LOC110917969, whose amino-acid sequence MPEKKLKDTKKASYRSKPCVSNRDDRGKARLDDQDESEEMPMRRIRCLAIHQQDSPKLGERSSWRSYTPWRQETYHRSARLEKQLKVLEDQIDKQVKRFQTQYSRASNPTRPKDVAKLLAPSSTPPLELATLSWLGDWRPSSILGLLSSLTRSSPTLASSLTHAAATEKAIQQLIHDLRIEEAVIDEELTEIQANCILNLPFALAQEKPNGHTMDQVHSELKKVHRLILKAQNFRKIALETVVKKILCQSDAAEFLVAFGGIQETVHQFSRDYKLRKGPVCVPLTCGSENVAADCAT is encoded by the exons ATGCCGGAGAAGAAACTAAAAGACACGAAGAAGGCTTCATACCGATC GAAACCCTGCGTATCGAACCGAGATGATCGAGGAAAAGCGAGATTAGACGATCAAGATGAATCTGAAGAGATGCCGATGAGACGCATTCGATGCCTCGCGATTCACCAGCAGGATTCGCCTAAATTAG GTGAAAGGTCCAGTTGGAGAAGTTATACACCATGGAGACAAGAAACTTATCACAGATCAGCCCGTCTAGAAAAGCAACTCAAGGTCCTCGAAGACCAAATCGATAAGCAAGTAAAACGGTTCCAAACCCAATACTCACGGGCCTCGAACCCAACTCGACCCAAAGACGTCGCCAAACTTCTTGCACCCAGTTCTACACCACCTCTTGAACTAGCCACACTCTCTTGGCTCGGTGACTGGCGCCCATCTTCCATTTTGGGCCTTCTTAGCTCACTAACCCGGTCCTCACCCACCTTAGCCTCGTCGTTGACCCATGCAGCCGCCACCGAGAAGGCTATTCAACAACTGATCCATGACTTGCGGATCGAGGAAGCTGTTATTGATGAAGAGTTAACAGAGATTCAAGCTAATTGCATCCTCAACCTCCCTTTTGCACTGGCCCAAGAAAAGCCCAATGGGCACACTATGGACCAAGTTCACTCCGAGCTCAAAAAAGTCCACCGTTTAATTCTCAAGGCCCAAAACTTCAG GAAAATTGCATTGGAGACTGTAGTGAAGAAAATCTTGTGTCAAAGTGATGCTGCTGAATTTCTAGTTGCTTTTGGTGGAATTCAAGAAACTGTACACCAATTTTCTAGAGATTATAAATTGAGGAAAGGCCCAGTATGTGTGCCATTGACTTGTGGATCAGAAAATGTGGCGGCTGACTGTGCTACTTAA
- the LOC110917834 gene encoding uncharacterized protein LOC110917834, whose protein sequence is MLHIMPSITHDNRNPKLLFHNSLILRGLSCSYQYHKLPKTRLKLSVLKLDGSSFGVEVPMSATVAELKLALEEFFNLLPKDERCVISWSHVWGHFCLCYEGEKLLDDKAYIKRLGIKDGDQIKFVRHITINYRAGRQQIKNQSDEPKHCSMSKDHEDGESGDANNWDSVKVQETNIYECQCEEDESGFMPGSKLTNFLRGWFSYRKFRNGMV, encoded by the exons ATGCTACACATAATGCCGAGTATCACTCACGATAACCGCAATCCAAAGCTCCTGTTTCACAACTCACTCATTCTTCGAGGCCTATCCTGTTCCTATCAGTATCACAAGCTTCCTAAAACTCGCCTCAAGCTCTCTGTTCTCAAACTGGACGGTTCTTCGTTCG GAGTTGAGGTTCCGATGAGTGCTACTGTTGCAGAGCTTAAACTGGCGTTAGAAGAGTTTTTTAACTTGTTGCCGAAGGATGAGAGATGCGTTATTTCATG GTCACATGTTTGGGGTCATTTTTGTCTGTGCTACGAAGGCGAGAAGCTGCTTGATGATAAAGCTTATATCAAAAGACTTGGAATTAAGGATGGCGATCAG ATTAAATTTGTACGGCACATTACAATCAACTATCGAGCAGGAAGGCAACAAATCAAGAACCAAAGCGATGAACCGAAACATTGTTCAAT GTCAAAAGATCATGAAGACGGAGAATCAGGTGATGCCAATAATTGGGATTCTGTTAAAGTTCAAGAGACCAATATATATGAGTGCCAATGTGAAGAAGATGAATCCGGCTTCATGCCTGGCTCGAAATTGACCAACTTCTTGAGAGGGTGGTTTTCATACCGAAAATTTCGTAATGGTATGGTATGA